From the Daucus carota subsp. sativus chromosome 8, DH1 v3.0, whole genome shotgun sequence genome, one window contains:
- the LOC108199578 gene encoding amine oxidase [copper-containing] zeta, peroxisomal, giving the protein MASSATQKAKPLAADSIAGDQIQLSTRTSLASALIRPVDSISQPSSTSTSTKGIASLFRAQTRHPLEPLAAAEISVAVATVRAAGATPEVRDSMRFVEVALVEPDKHVVALADAYFFPPFQPSLLPRTKGGPVLPTKLPPRQARLVVYNKKSNETSIWIVELLEVHAVTRGGHHRGKVISSKVVPDVQPPMDAMEYAECEAIVKEFPPFQEAMKRRGIEDMDLVMVDPWCAGYHSEADAPNRRLAKPLIFCRTESDCTLENGYARPVEGIHVLVDMQNMIVVEFVDRKLIPLPPADPLRNYAAAESRGGVDRSDVKPLNIVQPEGPSFRVDGHFVEWQKWNFRIGFTPREGLVIYSVAYVDGSRGRRPVAHRLSFVEMVVPYGDPNDPHYRKNAFDAGEDGLGKNAHSLKKGCDCIGFIKYFDAHFTNFTGGVETIENCVCLHEEDHGILWKHQDWRTGLAEVRRSRRLTVSFICTVANYEYGFFWHFYQDGKIEAEVKLTGILSLGALQPGEVRKYGTTIAPGLYAPVHQHFFVARMDMAVDCKPGEAHNQVVEVNVIVEEPGENNVHNNAFYAEEKLLKSEEEAMRDCNFLSARHWVIRNTRTVNRTGQLTGYKLLPGSNCLPLAGAEAKFLRRAAFLKHNLWVTPYSRDEMFPGGEFPNQNPRVGEGLATWVKQNRSLEETDVVLWYVFGVTHVPRLEDWPVMPVDRIGFMLLPHGFFNRSPAVDVPPASSSDSDLKDDVLVAKACHDGLISKL; this is encoded by the exons ATGGCATCATCAGCTACACAAAAGGCGAAGCCCCTCGCCGCCGATTCGATCGCCGGCGATCAGATCCAGCTCAGCACCCGAACTTCATTGGCTTCTGCTTTGATTCGTCCTGTTGATTCCATCTCTCAACCTTCTTCTACTTCTACTTCCACcaaag GAATTGCAAGCCTGTTCAGGGCTCAAACTCGACATCCGTTGGAGCCTTTAGCAGCGGCTGAGATATCAGTGGCTGTGGCAACTGTCAGGGCTGCTGGAGCAACTCCAGAG GTGAGAGATAGTATGCGGTTTGTGGAAGTGGCTCTCGTTGAACCAGATAAGCATGTGGTTGCATTAGCAGATGCTTATTTTTTTCCTCCTTTTCAACCATCATTGCTGCCCAGGACGAAAGGTGGACCTGTACTTCCTACTAAACTTCCTCCAAGGCAAGCTAGACTTGTTGTTTACAACAAAAAATCGAACGAGACAAGCATATGGATTGTGGAATTATTGGAAGTTCATGCTGTGACTAGAGGTGGCCATCACAGAGGCAAAGTAATTTCTTCCAAAGTTGTGCCTGATGTACAGCCTCCTATG GATGCTATGGAATACGCTGAATGTGAAGCCATTGTAAAGGAATTTCCTCCATTTCAAGAGGCAATGAAGAGAAGGGGTATCGAGGACATGGATCTTGTGATGGTAGACCCATG GTGTGCTGGTTACCATAGTGAAGCCGATGCACCGAATCGCAGACTTGCTAAGCCACTAATCTTCTGTAGAACAGAAAGTGACTGCACATTGGAAAATGGCTATGCACGCCCAGTTGAAGGAATTCATGTCTTAGTTGATATGCAGAACATGATTGTGGTAGAGTTTGTTGACCGTAAACTTATTCCTCTACCACCAGCTGATCCATTGAGAAATTATGCTGCTGCTGAATCAAGAGGAGGTGTTGATAGAAGCGACGTGAAACCTCTAAATATCGTCCAGCCTGAAGGTCCAAGCTTCCGTGTCGATGGCCACTTTGTCGAGTGGCAGAAG TGGAATTTTCGTATTGGATTTACACCTAGAGAGGGTTTAGTGATTTACTCTGTTGCATACGTTGATGGTAGCCGAGGCCGGAGACCTGTTGCTCATAGATTAAGTTTTGTTGAGATGGTGGTTCCTTATGGGGATCCTAATGATCCACATTATAGGAAAAATGCATTCGATGCGGGAGAGGATGGGCTTGGCAAAAATGCCCATTCTCTTAAAAAG GGTTGCGATTGTATAGGATTTATCAAATACTTCGATGCACACTTCACAAATTTCACTGGTGGCGTGGAAACTATAGAAAACTGTGTTTGCCTGCATGAAGAGGATCACGGGATCTTATGGAAACACCAAGATTGGAGAACCGGTTTAGCTGAAGTTCGCAGATCAAGACGATTAACTGTGTCTTTTATTTGTACTGTGGCGAATTATGAGTATGGTTTCTTCTGGCATTTTTATCAG GATGGAAAGATTGAAGCAGAGGTAAAGCTCACCGGAATTCTCAGCCTAGGCGCCCTGCAACCAGGAGAAGTGCGTAAATATGGGACAACAATAGCGCCTGGATTATATGCACCGGTTCATCAACACTTTTTTGTTGCTCGTATGGATATGGCTGTAGATTGTAAGCCTGGTGAAGCACATAATCAG GTTGTTGAGGTGAATGTGATTGTTGAAGAACCAGGTGAGAACAATGTTCATAATAATGCATTTTACGCTGAGGAGAAATTGCTGaaatcagaagaagaagcaaTGCGTGATTGTAATTTTTTATCTGCCCGACACTGGGTT ATCAGGAATACCAGAACTGTCAATCGGACTGGGCAGCTAACTGGTTACAAGTTACTACCAGGATCCAACTGTTTGCCATTAGCTGGTGCGGAGGCAAAATTCTTGAGAAGAGCTGCTTTTCTGAAGCATAACCTCTGGGTCACCCCTTATTCACGCGATGAGATGTTTCCTGGTGGAGAGTTTCCGAATCAGAATCCACGTGTTGGTGAGGGATTGGCTACTTGGGTTAAGCAAAACCGGTCCCTGGAAGAAACTGATGTAGTTCTTTg GTATGTATTTGGAGTGACACATGTGCCTCGTCTGGAAGACTGGCCTGTGATGCCTGTGGATCGCATTGGTTTTATGCTCCTG CCGCATGGATTCTTCAATCGCTCACCAGCAGTTGATGTGCCTCCAGCAAGCTCAAGTGACTCAGATCTGAAAGACGACGTTCTAGTAGCAAAGGCATGCCATGATGGCTTGATCTCAAAGTTGTAA